A stretch of the Bacillus licheniformis DSM 13 = ATCC 14580 genome encodes the following:
- a CDS encoding GNAT family N-acetyltransferase: MNERITFQKADYERDISLVYRWMQEEHVIPFWHLNMPFAKFEAHFHKAITDPHQTLYIGFIDGVPMSYWESYWVKGDIIEHHYDNEPFDQGIHLLIGEKAYLGKGLALPLLKAMVNMQFAVPETKKVIAEPDIRNKKMIHVFEKCGFRPIKPVNLPDKTGLLMFCERERFFEKEKKDELYKETQ; the protein is encoded by the coding sequence ATGAATGAACGGATCACATTTCAAAAAGCGGACTATGAAAGAGACATATCGCTCGTCTACCGCTGGATGCAGGAGGAGCATGTCATTCCGTTTTGGCATTTAAACATGCCGTTTGCAAAATTTGAAGCCCATTTTCACAAGGCCATCACAGACCCTCACCAAACGCTGTACATCGGCTTTATCGACGGTGTGCCGATGAGCTACTGGGAGTCGTACTGGGTCAAGGGAGACATCATTGAACACCACTATGACAATGAACCTTTTGACCAGGGCATCCACCTGTTGATCGGTGAAAAAGCGTATTTGGGTAAAGGTCTTGCCCTTCCGCTATTAAAAGCGATGGTCAACATGCAATTTGCCGTGCCTGAAACAAAAAAGGTGATCGCAGAGCCGGATATCCGCAACAAAAAAATGATTCATGTTTTTGAAAAATGCGGGTTTCGCCCTATTAAACCTGTGAATCTCCCTGATAAAACCGGATTATTGATGTTTTGCGAACGAGAACGTTTTTTTGAAAAGGAGAAAAAAGATGAACTCTACAAAGAGACCCAATGA
- a CDS encoding pyridoxal phosphate-dependent decarboxylase family protein, with translation MKQSSKQKNFDSLFMHNGEQGIKAYRDAVETAVETLWADWKNKSKPYSGKMPKELDLEIKSLFSFQEAGESLADVLEHLKEAYLPHRIHVEDPKCAAHLHCPPLIPALAAEMLISVLNQSMDSFDQSGAASLIEEEMVQWLCRKFEYGKDADGTFTSGGTQSNYMGLLLARDAFCEKQWNWNVQKDGLPPEANRLRILCSKDAHFTVKKSASQLGLGERAVVLVDTDAEKRMSLYDLKQKTAMLKESGLHPFAIVATCGTTDFGSIDPLSELADAAHAGGLWFHVDAAYGGALILSRTRRYKLAGIDRADSISVDFHKQFYQPVSCGAFLVKDRRHFRLIDYHADYLNPEEDEAEGIVHLVNKSIQTTRRFDALKLFVSLRVLGEDTFAEMIDWTFALAEAAAEKISASDRFELLNPHPELNAVVFRCLASEDDAENDRLNKCIHRELFRTGQAVIAKTAAAGKTYLKFTLLNPRTTLSDLDDILGRIQELASLYTNSRRVTG, from the coding sequence ATGAAGCAGTCAAGTAAACAAAAAAACTTTGATTCCCTGTTTATGCACAACGGGGAACAGGGGATCAAAGCATACCGTGACGCGGTAGAGACCGCTGTAGAGACGCTTTGGGCCGATTGGAAGAATAAATCGAAGCCCTACAGCGGGAAGATGCCGAAAGAATTGGATCTCGAAATCAAAAGCTTGTTTTCGTTTCAGGAAGCGGGAGAATCGCTTGCGGATGTTCTTGAGCATCTGAAAGAAGCCTATTTGCCGCACCGGATTCATGTTGAAGATCCAAAATGCGCCGCACACCTGCACTGTCCGCCGCTGATCCCGGCGCTTGCTGCAGAGATGCTGATCAGCGTGCTGAATCAGTCGATGGATTCGTTTGATCAAAGCGGAGCGGCTTCATTGATCGAGGAAGAAATGGTGCAGTGGCTTTGCCGAAAGTTTGAATACGGAAAAGATGCTGACGGAACATTTACGAGCGGAGGGACACAGTCTAATTACATGGGGCTTCTTTTGGCCCGCGATGCCTTCTGCGAAAAGCAGTGGAACTGGAATGTACAGAAGGACGGACTGCCGCCGGAAGCGAACAGGCTGCGGATCCTCTGTTCAAAGGATGCTCATTTTACCGTGAAAAAGTCGGCTTCCCAGCTCGGCCTCGGAGAGCGCGCCGTCGTGCTTGTCGATACCGATGCTGAAAAGCGGATGAGCCTTTACGATTTAAAGCAAAAAACCGCTATGCTGAAGGAATCGGGCTTACATCCATTTGCGATTGTCGCAACATGCGGAACGACGGACTTCGGAAGCATCGATCCGCTTTCCGAGCTTGCGGATGCCGCGCATGCTGGCGGGCTTTGGTTCCACGTTGATGCCGCATATGGCGGAGCGTTGATTTTGAGCAGGACCCGCCGCTATAAATTGGCTGGGATCGACAGGGCCGATTCAATCAGCGTCGACTTCCACAAGCAGTTTTATCAGCCGGTCAGCTGCGGCGCTTTTCTTGTAAAAGACAGAAGACATTTCCGCTTGATTGATTATCATGCCGATTATTTAAATCCTGAGGAGGATGAAGCGGAGGGAATCGTTCATCTCGTCAATAAATCGATTCAGACGACGCGGCGCTTTGACGCCTTAAAGCTGTTTGTCTCGCTGCGTGTGCTTGGAGAAGATACATTCGCCGAGATGATCGACTGGACATTCGCATTGGCTGAAGCGGCAGCGGAAAAAATCTCAGCAAGCGATCGGTTCGAACTGCTGAATCCGCACCCTGAACTGAACGCTGTCGTCTTCCGCTGCCTCGCCTCAGAAGACGACGCGGAGAACGACCGTTTGAATAAATGTATCCACAGAGAATTGTTCAGAACGGGACAGGCGGTGATCGCAAAGACGGCAGCAGCTGGGAAAACATATTTAAAATTCACGCTGCTGAATCCGCGGACGACGCTTTCGGATCTTGATGACATTCTCGGGAGGATTCAAGAGCTTGCAAGTCTTTATACGAATAGCAGGAGGGTAACAGGATGA
- a CDS encoding MATE family efflux transporter has protein sequence MKKTAPQNLSLFALTWPIFIEVSLYMLMGNADTLMLSQYSDDSVAAVGVSNQMLNLIIVMFGFIATGTTVIISQFLGARQKAEAMEVGYVSISANFIISLFISAAIYIFAKPLLLMMGLSANLLAEAGIFLQIVGGLSFVQALIMTFSAILKSYGYTKDTMVVTIGMNILNIAGNYLVIFGPFGFPVLGVAGVAMSTSIARIIGLLAIALLVKKRVGMPLLSKRLFVLKKSHLKKLLKIGIPSAGEQLSYNASQMIVTYFITLMGAQALTTKVYTQNLMMFIMLFGTAISQGTQILIGRHIGAKQFDEAYSRCLKSLWWALAITTFTSVLFAVFSKQLIGIFSSNPDIIATASILILLTIILEPGRSFNVVIINSLRAAGDAKYPVYMAIVSMWGIGLPIAYIFGIQLGFGLAGIWFSFIADEWVRGILMYRRWRSKMWLQKGFAA, from the coding sequence ATGAAAAAAACAGCACCTCAAAACCTCTCTTTATTCGCATTGACTTGGCCTATCTTTATCGAGGTTTCATTATATATGTTAATGGGCAACGCAGATACCCTGATGCTCAGCCAATATTCCGACGACAGCGTGGCAGCCGTCGGCGTCAGCAACCAAATGCTGAACTTGATCATTGTGATGTTCGGTTTTATCGCAACAGGAACAACCGTCATTATTTCTCAATTTTTAGGGGCGCGGCAAAAAGCCGAAGCAATGGAAGTCGGCTATGTTTCCATCAGCGCCAATTTTATCATCAGTCTATTCATCAGTGCGGCGATTTATATATTTGCCAAACCGCTTTTATTGATGATGGGCCTTTCCGCCAACCTGCTTGCTGAAGCCGGCATCTTTCTCCAGATCGTCGGCGGACTGTCCTTTGTCCAAGCGCTCATTATGACGTTCAGCGCCATTTTGAAAAGCTACGGGTATACAAAGGACACAATGGTTGTAACCATCGGCATGAATATCCTGAACATCGCCGGCAACTATCTTGTCATATTCGGACCGTTCGGCTTTCCGGTTTTAGGCGTGGCCGGCGTGGCAATGTCCACTTCAATCGCGCGCATCATCGGCCTTTTGGCGATCGCTCTGCTCGTCAAAAAGCGCGTCGGCATGCCGCTGTTGTCCAAACGGCTGTTTGTCTTAAAGAAAAGTCACCTGAAAAAACTGCTGAAAATCGGGATTCCTTCAGCAGGGGAGCAGCTGTCATATAACGCGTCACAGATGATTGTCACCTATTTTATCACGCTGATGGGCGCGCAGGCGCTGACAACAAAAGTCTATACCCAAAATTTGATGATGTTTATCATGCTTTTCGGCACAGCGATCAGCCAGGGAACGCAAATCTTAATCGGACGCCATATCGGCGCGAAGCAATTTGATGAAGCATACAGCCGCTGCCTGAAAAGCCTGTGGTGGGCTCTGGCCATTACAACATTTACTTCCGTTCTCTTCGCTGTGTTTTCAAAACAGCTGATCGGCATTTTCAGCAGCAATCCCGATATTATCGCAACGGCCAGTATACTGATCCTTTTGACGATTATCTTGGAGCCCGGCCGCTCGTTTAACGTGGTCATCATTAATTCTCTCAGAGCTGCGGGAGACGCGAAATATCCGGTTTATATGGCGATTGTCTCGATGTGGGGAATCGGACTTCCGATCGCTTACATTTTCGGCATTCAGCTCGGATTCGGCCTGGCGGGAATTTGGTTTTCCTTCATCGCCGACGAATGGGTCAGGGGAATTTTAATGTACAGAAGATGGAGATCTAAAATGTGGCTTCAAAAAGGATTTGCAGCATAA
- a CDS encoding aspartate aminotransferase family protein, with amino-acid sequence MPVQTSSKNQVFLEQQNRRESNARSYPRRFPLAMQTAEGVLVTDADGKQYYDCLAGAGTLALGHNHPVVIEAIQKMIEEKRPLHTLDITSEIKEEFVNEVFASLPEAFAKRAKIQFCGPTGGDAIEAALKLVKTATGKRTILSFHGAYHGATHGTMALSGNLSPKENVQGLMPDVHFLPYPYEYRCPFGKGGEASHKLSSAYIENMLDDPESGVLQPAGMIFEAVQGEGGSVPARAEWIREMRRITKERGIPLIIDEVQTGIGRTGKMFAFEHAGIIPDVIVLSKAIGGSLPLSVVIYDQDLDQWGPGAHIGTFRGNQMAMAAGSATLKYIKEHDVLSHVEKVGAKLMRELQDIQEHVPEIGDVRGRGLMIGAEIVAPHKKQNANGSYPADAELASTIQRKCFEKGLIVETGGRHGSVIRFLPPLIVTEAQIDDIITIFREAVYEAVK; translated from the coding sequence ATGCCTGTACAAACGAGTTCTAAAAATCAAGTGTTTTTGGAGCAGCAAAATAGAAGAGAATCTAATGCGCGTTCATATCCGAGAAGATTTCCGCTCGCCATGCAGACAGCGGAAGGCGTCTTGGTGACTGATGCGGATGGAAAGCAATATTATGACTGTCTGGCAGGAGCGGGGACGCTTGCGCTTGGTCATAATCATCCAGTTGTGATTGAAGCGATTCAAAAAATGATTGAGGAAAAACGCCCGCTGCACACCCTTGATATTACTTCGGAAATCAAAGAGGAGTTTGTCAACGAAGTATTTGCAAGCCTTCCTGAGGCGTTTGCCAAACGGGCGAAGATACAGTTTTGCGGTCCGACCGGCGGCGATGCGATCGAAGCCGCTCTCAAGCTTGTCAAAACGGCGACTGGGAAAAGAACCATCCTATCGTTTCACGGCGCCTACCATGGAGCAACTCACGGAACGATGGCGCTGAGCGGGAATTTATCTCCTAAGGAAAACGTCCAGGGTCTCATGCCTGATGTGCATTTCCTGCCATATCCGTATGAATACCGCTGCCCGTTTGGAAAAGGAGGAGAGGCGAGCCACAAGCTGTCGAGCGCATATATCGAAAATATGCTGGATGATCCGGAAAGCGGAGTTTTACAGCCTGCAGGGATGATCTTTGAAGCCGTACAAGGAGAAGGAGGCTCAGTTCCGGCCCGGGCTGAATGGATAAGAGAAATGAGAAGGATTACAAAAGAACGCGGAATCCCTCTGATCATTGACGAGGTGCAGACCGGCATCGGCAGAACCGGCAAAATGTTTGCGTTCGAGCACGCCGGCATTATACCGGATGTCATCGTCCTTTCAAAAGCGATCGGCGGAAGCCTTCCTCTGTCTGTCGTCATCTATGATCAAGACCTTGATCAGTGGGGACCCGGGGCGCACATCGGCACATTCAGAGGGAATCAGATGGCGATGGCGGCCGGAAGTGCAACTTTAAAATATATAAAAGAGCACGATGTGCTATCACATGTAGAAAAGGTCGGAGCGAAGCTCATGCGGGAATTGCAAGACATTCAGGAGCACGTTCCCGAAATCGGCGATGTCCGGGGACGAGGGCTGATGATCGGCGCCGAAATTGTCGCACCGCATAAAAAGCAAAACGCAAACGGCAGCTATCCGGCTGATGCGGAGCTTGCAAGCACGATTCAAAGAAAATGCTTTGAAAAAGGACTGATCGTTGAAACGGGAGGCCGCCACGGAAGCGTGATCCGCTTCTTGCCGCCGCTTATCGTAACAGAGGCGCAAATCGACGATATCATCACGATCTTCAGAGAGGCCGTCTATGAAGCAGTCAAGTAA
- a CDS encoding LacI family DNA-binding transcriptional regulator: protein MKKTIYDVAEAAGVSISTVSRVINNTGRISRSTRQRVHAVMKELDYQPNVHASALTGKRTNIIGLLTPDIANPFFGELAKSVEERAGELGFSIMMCSTDRDPKKETTYFSVLKQKSVDGIIFATGIENQETMDALEDIAKEGIPLVMISQDRALVPMDVVVIDDFMGGYLATRHLISLGHKTIACIAGDGSTTGEKDRLKGFKKAMDEAGIKADETLIAGSGFSLECGKKAAAQIFKSNIPTAVFAMNDVLACGVIQTAREWGLHVPTDLSVIGFDNTFLAEMTDPPLTTVSQPIEEMGRRAAELLAEEISGKKSSKSKIILTPELVVRQSTAPPFKKEAHAEKSGF from the coding sequence ATGAAAAAAACCATTTATGATGTAGCGGAAGCGGCCGGCGTTTCGATTTCCACGGTTTCCCGGGTGATCAACAATACCGGGAGGATCAGCAGGTCGACAAGGCAAAGAGTGCATGCCGTCATGAAAGAGCTCGATTACCAGCCGAATGTTCACGCTTCTGCGCTTACCGGAAAGCGCACGAACATTATCGGCCTGTTGACGCCCGATATTGCAAACCCGTTTTTCGGCGAGCTTGCCAAAAGTGTTGAAGAGCGGGCGGGCGAGCTCGGCTTCAGCATTATGATGTGCAGTACCGACCGCGATCCGAAAAAGGAGACAACGTATTTCTCGGTCCTCAAGCAAAAAAGCGTCGACGGCATCATTTTTGCGACAGGCATCGAAAATCAGGAGACGATGGATGCGCTCGAGGATATTGCCAAAGAGGGCATACCGCTCGTGATGATTTCCCAGGATCGCGCCCTTGTTCCGATGGATGTCGTGGTCATCGATGATTTTATGGGCGGATATTTAGCGACGCGGCATTTAATTTCGCTCGGTCATAAGACAATCGCCTGCATCGCCGGCGACGGATCGACAACCGGAGAAAAAGACAGGCTGAAAGGCTTCAAAAAAGCGATGGATGAAGCAGGCATCAAAGCGGATGAAACGCTCATCGCCGGATCCGGTTTTTCCCTGGAATGCGGCAAAAAAGCGGCCGCTCAGATTTTCAAAAGCAATATTCCGACCGCCGTTTTTGCCATGAATGATGTGCTCGCGTGCGGAGTCATTCAGACTGCAAGGGAATGGGGGCTCCATGTTCCAACGGATTTATCGGTCATCGGCTTTGATAATACGTTTTTAGCCGAAATGACCGATCCGCCGCTTACGACAGTGTCTCAGCCGATTGAAGAAATGGGCCGCCGCGCGGCCGAGCTGCTTGCCGAAGAAATCAGCGGCAAGAAAAGCTCGAAAAGCAAAATCATTCTCACGCCTGAACTTGTCGTCAGACAGTCGACGGCCCCTCCATTTAAAAAAGAAGCACATGCCGAAAAGAGCGGGTTTTGA
- a CDS encoding Gfo/Idh/MocA family oxidoreductase, producing MTEVVRCAVLGLGRLGYYHAKNLKTEVPGVLLAAVADPAEGSAREVAAELGVEKWFEDPFECLRDPEIDAVVIVTPTSTHAEMIKQAAEFGKQIFVEKPLTLNLEESIEVISKVKEMGVICQVGFMRRFDPAYADAKRRIDAGEIGKPIYYKGFTRDFGSPPAEFIKKSGGIFVDCSIHDYDIARYLMGAEITAVSGHGRVLKHAFMPGCHDVDQALTYMEFDSGAAGDAEASRNSSYGHDIRAEIIGTDGSIFIGMLRNPAVTVRTGKGSSYNIIPDFQARFHEAYCLELQHFADCVRIKTKPLVTEVDAAVNLEIALAATQSWSTGRPVKIQYQTKKLTV from the coding sequence ATGACAGAAGTTGTGAGATGCGCCGTATTGGGGCTTGGAAGGCTCGGCTATTACCATGCGAAAAACCTCAAAACCGAGGTGCCCGGAGTCCTGCTCGCCGCTGTAGCCGATCCGGCAGAGGGAAGTGCGAGGGAGGTTGCAGCTGAACTGGGTGTTGAAAAGTGGTTTGAAGACCCGTTTGAGTGCCTCCGCGATCCGGAAATTGATGCCGTTGTCATCGTTACACCGACATCCACTCATGCCGAAATGATCAAACAGGCAGCCGAATTCGGCAAACAGATTTTTGTGGAGAAGCCGCTGACATTAAATCTTGAAGAGTCAATAGAAGTCATTTCCAAGGTCAAAGAAATGGGCGTGATTTGCCAGGTGGGGTTTATGAGGCGGTTTGATCCTGCTTATGCGGATGCCAAAAGAAGGATCGATGCCGGAGAGATCGGCAAACCGATCTATTATAAAGGGTTTACGCGCGATTTTGGCTCTCCTCCGGCCGAATTCATCAAAAAAAGCGGCGGTATTTTCGTCGATTGTTCGATTCATGACTATGACATCGCTCGTTATTTAATGGGGGCTGAAATCACTGCGGTTTCCGGCCACGGAAGGGTTTTGAAGCACGCATTCATGCCGGGATGCCATGACGTCGATCAGGCGCTCACCTATATGGAGTTTGATTCGGGAGCGGCGGGTGATGCGGAAGCAAGCCGCAATTCGTCTTACGGCCACGATATCCGCGCCGAAATCATCGGAACGGACGGCAGCATCTTCATCGGGATGCTGCGGAACCCGGCGGTTACAGTGCGGACCGGAAAGGGGAGCAGCTATAATATCATTCCCGATTTCCAGGCGAGGTTCCATGAAGCGTACTGTTTGGAGCTGCAGCATTTTGCTGATTGTGTTCGCATCAAAACGAAACCGCTTGTGACTGAAGTGGATGCGGCGGTCAATCTTGAAATCGCGCTTGCGGCCACACAATCCTGGTCAACAGGCAGGCCCGTCAAGATTCAGTATCAGACGAAAAAGCTTACGGTATGA
- a CDS encoding GNAT family N-acetyltransferase: protein MASINGEKVKLRTITMDDLPGLWRMIYGTKNPEWKKWDAPYFPLQPEPFQYFIDSFVPALKEKPPRYLAIEIGGELKGTVSYYWESRPTRWLECGIGIYDPRFWNGGYGTEAVELWIGFLFENVDVPRIGMTTWSGNRRMMRCAEKAGFKMEGRIRKVRYYDGVYYDSIRYGILREEWELICRGS from the coding sequence TTGGCATCCATCAATGGTGAAAAAGTGAAATTGCGTACGATCACAATGGATGACCTGCCCGGATTATGGAGAATGATTTACGGAACTAAAAACCCTGAATGGAAAAAATGGGATGCCCCTTATTTTCCGCTTCAGCCCGAACCGTTTCAATACTTTATCGATTCTTTTGTGCCGGCTTTAAAAGAAAAACCGCCGCGCTATTTGGCGATAGAGATCGGCGGAGAGCTGAAAGGAACCGTTTCTTACTATTGGGAATCCCGGCCGACACGCTGGCTGGAATGCGGGATCGGCATCTATGATCCGCGGTTTTGGAACGGGGGATACGGTACGGAAGCCGTAGAATTATGGATCGGCTTCCTGTTTGAAAACGTCGATGTGCCGAGAATCGGAATGACGACGTGGTCAGGCAACAGGCGGATGATGAGGTGCGCCGAAAAAGCCGGATTTAAGATGGAAGGCCGGATTCGCAAAGTCAGATATTATGACGGAGTCTATTACGATTCAATCAGATACGGAATCCTGCGGGAGGAGTGGGAGCTGATTTGCCGCGGAAGCTGA
- a CDS encoding AraC family transcriptional regulator, whose protein sequence is MEHIIFTIPPLPVLITGGEGLFKRGEKHVRREYSVFDLLYVIQGELFLTEDGEPHQIREGEYIILIPGLEHYGHRGCQDDTRYFWLHFQEPSYGFAQQGGENWTELKLRKGTFETPTLYHLKIPRKGKIDQKAFIEQQFRRLIDDSAQNSDLPLRRQLLFEELLIHLQKEAFHIPSASERVASEAQHYIDRHYKEKLSMEQLSAALHYHQDYITRCMQKVFGITPGQYANKAKVFEAKRLLSSTNDKMSSIAEQVGIDDPTYFSKLFKQIEGISPVEYRKMMKRNIE, encoded by the coding sequence ATGGAACATATCATCTTTACAATTCCGCCGCTCCCTGTGTTGATTACCGGCGGAGAAGGGCTGTTCAAAAGAGGGGAAAAGCATGTGAGGCGTGAATATTCCGTGTTTGATCTCTTATATGTGATACAGGGGGAACTATTTTTGACTGAGGACGGCGAGCCCCATCAGATCCGGGAAGGGGAATACATCATCCTTATTCCGGGGCTCGAGCATTATGGCCACCGCGGCTGTCAAGACGATACCCGCTATTTTTGGCTGCACTTTCAGGAGCCGTCCTATGGCTTCGCGCAGCAGGGAGGTGAGAACTGGACTGAACTCAAGCTGAGGAAGGGGACATTTGAAACGCCGACATTGTATCATTTAAAGATTCCGAGAAAGGGAAAGATCGACCAAAAAGCGTTTATCGAACAGCAGTTTAGGCGTTTGATTGACGATTCCGCCCAAAATTCCGACCTGCCGCTTCGCAGGCAGCTCTTGTTCGAAGAGCTGCTGATTCACTTGCAGAAGGAGGCGTTCCATATTCCTTCGGCGAGTGAGCGTGTAGCATCCGAAGCACAGCATTACATCGACCGCCATTATAAGGAGAAGCTCAGCATGGAGCAGCTCTCGGCTGCCCTTCATTATCACCAGGACTACATTACCCGCTGCATGCAAAAGGTGTTTGGCATCACACCGGGCCAATATGCCAATAAGGCGAAAGTTTTTGAAGCGAAGCGGCTCCTCTCTTCTACAAACGACAAAATGTCATCGATTGCCGAACAAGTCGGAATCGATGATCCGACCTATTTCTCAAAGCTGTTTAAACAAATAGAAGGGATTTCGCCCGTTGAATACAGAAAGATGATGAAGCGAAATATTGAGTGA
- a CDS encoding IucA/IucC family protein produces MSSFKEIAENATIQSFLNCYLRETGIETREIADGSQKTLIVPLERQQIELIVPIKYWSKTGRHLFSFPLYYQTAQNGKPLPLDYVTLVSLASKELLLQQSRGGAEDEFMLRVILSCRNISRYVEERADDQSELSRADFTFIEAEQSLLLGHLMHPTPKSRQGMKPEEESIYSPELKGEFQLHYFKAHASLVLHDSSTGTKAPLVIQEELRNDPMIDNAWLDEQTADPDFALLPAHPLQARALLEEPYVQKLIAQGLLTYLGAKGRKYTATSSVRTVYSKHSRYMYKFSVPIKITNSLRVNKQKELDRGVEMARLLQTELGQRLKQEFPGFRVITDPAYISIRGENGESGFEVVIRENPFYEDDRSACLIAGLCQDHAYGKESRLCSVIRGLALEEGRTTEEVSIDWFDKYLSISLEPVLWLFETYGLAIEAHQQNAVIRLKNGYPETFYYRDNQGYYYSESKAGILSKLIEGLSERSETICSDSVAVERLRYYFFFNHLFGLVNGFGCEGLIGEETLLSMIRERLEKAEQIYGITELTDSLLRFAELPCKANLLTRFYDMDELTGSLETQSRYTSVNNPLLKEAAAVQ; encoded by the coding sequence ATGAGTTCATTTAAAGAAATAGCAGAAAACGCCACGATTCAAAGCTTTTTAAATTGCTATTTGCGTGAAACCGGCATCGAAACCCGTGAGATCGCGGACGGCTCTCAAAAAACGCTGATTGTCCCGCTAGAGCGCCAGCAGATCGAGCTGATCGTTCCGATCAAGTACTGGTCGAAGACGGGAAGGCACCTTTTCTCATTTCCGCTTTATTATCAAACAGCCCAAAACGGAAAGCCGCTTCCACTCGACTATGTGACGCTCGTCTCCCTCGCTTCAAAGGAATTGCTTCTTCAGCAAAGCCGCGGGGGTGCCGAGGATGAATTCATGCTCAGAGTCATTTTGAGCTGCCGAAATATCAGCCGTTATGTTGAGGAACGAGCCGATGATCAAAGTGAGCTTAGCCGTGCTGATTTTACGTTTATCGAAGCGGAGCAGTCGCTCTTGCTCGGCCATCTGATGCATCCGACGCCAAAAAGCAGGCAGGGGATGAAGCCTGAAGAGGAAAGCATCTATTCGCCTGAACTTAAAGGGGAGTTTCAGCTTCATTACTTTAAGGCACACGCCTCCCTCGTTCTGCACGACTCAAGTACAGGAACAAAAGCGCCGCTAGTCATTCAAGAGGAATTGAGAAACGACCCGATGATTGACAATGCGTGGCTGGATGAGCAAACGGCCGATCCGGATTTTGCGCTTCTTCCCGCACATCCGCTCCAGGCGAGAGCCTTGTTGGAGGAGCCGTATGTGCAAAAATTGATCGCTCAAGGTCTCCTTACATATCTCGGCGCAAAAGGCCGGAAGTATACGGCGACATCCTCCGTCCGCACGGTCTACAGCAAGCACTCGCGCTATATGTACAAATTTTCGGTACCGATCAAAATCACGAATTCGCTGCGTGTGAACAAGCAGAAAGAATTGGACAGAGGTGTTGAAATGGCCCGGCTGCTTCAGACAGAGCTCGGCCAAAGGTTGAAACAGGAGTTTCCGGGCTTTCGCGTCATCACAGATCCTGCTTACATTTCCATTCGAGGAGAGAACGGGGAGTCCGGCTTTGAAGTCGTGATCAGGGAGAATCCGTTTTATGAAGACGACCGTTCGGCATGTCTGATCGCCGGGCTTTGCCAAGATCACGCCTACGGGAAAGAGTCGCGGCTGTGCTCTGTCATCCGCGGGCTGGCTTTAGAAGAAGGGCGGACGACGGAAGAAGTGAGCATCGATTGGTTTGACAAATACTTATCGATTTCGCTTGAGCCAGTTTTATGGCTGTTTGAAACATACGGGCTGGCGATTGAAGCGCACCAGCAAAACGCCGTCATCCGCTTAAAAAACGGCTATCCGGAGACATTTTACTACAGGGACAACCAAGGCTATTATTACAGCGAATCAAAAGCCGGGATTCTTTCCAAGCTGATCGAAGGCTTGAGCGAAAGGAGCGAGACGATCTGCTCGGACAGCGTGGCTGTAGAGAGACTGCGCTATTATTTCTTCTTCAACCATTTGTTTGGGCTTGTAAACGGGTTTGGCTGCGAAGGGCTGATCGGGGAAGAAACGCTCCTGTCCATGATCAGAGAGCGGCTTGAAAAAGCGGAGCAAATTTACGGTATCACAGAGCTGACGGACAGCCTCCTTCGTTTTGCGGAGCTTCCGTGCAAGGCCAATCTGCTGACGAGATTTTACGACATGGATGAGCTGACAGGCTCGCTTGAAACCCAGTCTCGCTATACGTCTGTCAACAATCCGCTTTTAAAGGAGGCGGCGGCTGTCCAATGA